The Apium graveolens cultivar Ventura chromosome 11, ASM990537v1, whole genome shotgun sequence genome has a window encoding:
- the LOC141695987 gene encoding uncharacterized protein LOC141695987 translates to MEKTFELLGSNDEQKVTLAVYQLQRSAFDWWLMEKSKNEANAEANQEPYSWERFKKALEDKYFSRMTRLQKERDFIRLEQGGKSVTEYETKFVKLAKYAPILVADEASRARRLEEGLRSNIRIGVAPFELQTYDAVINKVLVIERGLAESEKATDNWNKKMFAPTGGQSSKGGPLKKPHAYDQMGNQGNQDMCTRCGGNHADREYCWNLGACFHCGDVRHKISQCPNNPPPRKGEDSKKGNGRVFQITGNRN, encoded by the coding sequence ATGGAGAAGACCTTTGAGTTACTTGGCAGCAATGATGAGCAAAAAGTGACACTTGCTGTTTACCAACTTCAAAGGAGTGCTTTTGACTGGTGGCTTATGGAGAAAAGTAAAAATGAGGCAAATGCAGAAGCAAATCAAGAACCATATTCGTGGGAAAGGTTTAAGAAAGCTTTAGAGGACAAGTACTTTTCGAGGATGACACGCTTACAGAAAGAGAGGGATTTTATCAGGCTTGAACAAGGTGGGAAGTCAGTTACCGAGTATGAAACGAAGTTTGTGAAACTTGCTAAGTACGCACCAATATTGGTTGCGGATGAGGCAAGTCGAGCAAGGAGGTTGGAGGAAGGATTGCGAAGTAATATTCGAATTGGAGTGGCGCCATTTGAGCTTCAAACTTATGATGCTGTTATCAACAAAGTCTTGGTGATCGAGAGGGGTTTAGCAGAATCCGAGAAGGCAACGGATAATTGGAACAAGAAGATGTTCGCTCCAACTGGTGGTCAATCATCCAAAGGGGGACCACTCAAGAAACCACATGCGTATGATCAAATGGGTAATCAAGGAAATCAAGATATGTGCACTAGGTGTGGAGGAAATCATGCCGATAGAGAATATTGTTGGAACTTGGGTGCTTGTTTTCATTGTGGGGATGTTCGACACAAGATCTCGCAATGTCCCAACAATCCACCACCAAGAAAGGGGGAAGACTCCAAAAAGGGAAATGGACGTGTGTTTCAGATTACCGGAAATCGTAACTAA